A window of Actinomadura viridis genomic DNA:
GGCGAACCACACCACGCCGATCAGGAAGACCCGGCGGCGCCCGAACCGGTCGCCGAGCGAGCCGCCCAGCAGGATGAAGCCAGCGAGGGTCAGGGTGTAGGCGTTCACCGTCCACTGGAGGCCGGCCATGCCCGCGTCCAGCTCGCGCGCCAGCCGTGGCAGCGCGACGTTGACCACGGTGGCGTCCAGCGCGGCCACGCTGGATCCCAGCACCGTGGCCAGCAGGATCCAGCGGCCGGGGGCGGTGGCCAGCCGGACTCCGGCCATCAGACGATCAGTTCGTCGACGAAGCACCACCGCCAGTCCTCGCCCGGCTCGAACGAGCGGACGATCGGATGGTCCGTCTGGTGGAAATGCCCGGTCGCGTGGCGCCTGGGAGAGGAGTCACAGCACCCCACATGGCCGCAGGCGAGGCAGAGCCGCAGATGGACCCACCGGGTCCCCTCGGCGAGACATTCCTCGCAACCCTGCGGAGTCCGGGCCTCCGGGTCCACATCCGGCAGGCTTCGCACATGCTCACAAGTGCCCATGCATGCATCGTGCCACGCCGGACGTCAACCGCTCACCATCGGCTTTCACCTGGACGTCCACCTGGAGACGCCGGCGGAGGCGTCACCAGTGATCGGGACTGAACGGCTCGTCCTCGGGGCGCGCCGACTCCGACAGCAGCCGCAGGTCGGACTCCACCATCATGGTCACGAGCCGCTCGAACCCGACCTCCGGCTCCCAGCCGAGCTGTTCACGGGCCTTCTTCGGGTCCGCGCACAGCAGATCGACCTCGGCGGGACGGGTGTAGCGGTCGTCCAAGACCACGTGCTCCCGCCAGTCGAGCCCCACGGTGGCGAACGCGAACTCGACCAGATCCCGCACCGACTGCGTCGTGCCCGTGCCGATGACGTAGTCCTCGGGGGAGTCCTGGGCCAGCATCAGCCGCATCGCGCGGGCGTAGTCGCCGGCGAACCCCCAGTCGCGCCGCGCCTCCAGGTTGCCCAGCCGCAGCTCGGCGGCCAGCCCCAGCTTGATCCGGGCCGCCCCGAGGGTGACCTTGCGGGTGACGAACTCCGCCCCGCGGCGCGGCGACTCGTGGTTGAAAAGGATCCCGCTCACCGCGAACATCCCGTAGGACTCGCGGTAGTTCTGCGTGATGTAGTGGCCGTAGGTCTTGGCCACGCCGTAGGGGCTGCGCGGGTGGAACGGCGTCTTCTCGTTCTGCGGAGTCTCCCGGACCATGCCGAACATCTCCGAGGAGGACGCCTGGTAGAAACGGATCTGCTCGCGACCCGGCGTGCGGGACGGGCTGATGCCCGACACCACCCGGATCGCCTCCAGCGTCCGCAGCACGCCCATGCCGGTCACCTCGGCCGTCAGCTCGGCCTGCTGCCACGACATCGGGACGTAGGAGATGGCGCCCAGGTTGTACACCTCGTCGGGCTGGACCCGTTCCACCGCCGAGATGAGGCTGCCCTGGTCGAGCAGGTCGCCGGTGGTGATCTGGACGTCGCCGATGTGCTTGCGCAGCCGCGACACGTGCGGGTTCGCCTGACCCCGCACCAGGCCCCAGACCTCATACCCTCGGTCGAGCAGGTGCTCGGCGAGGTACGAGCCATCCTGCCCGGTGATGCCGGTGATGAGTGCTCGCCTGGACAGGGGATCCTCCATGGCTGATAGATCAGACGATGGGCCCATCACGTGGCTTGCCCCGTGATGCGTGTGAAGTCCGAGGTTAGCGACCAGCCGTACGGGCTGACGAGGGAGGGCGACGTTTGAACCGAATTTGTTTCGAGTTCACGATGGGCCCTTCCAGGAGGGCGGACGTGCGAAGGCCGCGGGGATGTGCCACCGTGATCATCATGAGGTGCGCGACGCATGCCGCCCGCTGACCCCGGGCCCGCCCCGCTGCGCCTGGGCGGCCGTACGCTGGGCCGATTCGCGATCATGGCCGTGGTCAACCGCACCCCCGACTCGTTCTTCGACCGGGGCGCGACCTTCGGCTTCGACGCGGCGCTGGCGGCGGCCGGCCGCGCCGTCGCCGAGGGCGCCGACATCATCGACATCGGCGGGGTGAAGGCCGGTCCGGGCGACGACGTCGACGTCGCCGAGGAGCTGCGCCGGGTGGTGGACCTGGTGGCCGCCGTGCGCGCGCGCCACCCGGAGGTCGTGATCAGCGTGGACACCTGGCGGGCCGAGGTGGGCGAGGCGGTCGCCGCGGCCGGCGCCGACCTGCTCAACGACACCTGGGGCGGACCCGACCCTCGCCTGGCGGAGGTCGCCGCCGCCCACGGCACCGGCCTGGTCTGCGCGCACGCCGGCGGGCTGGACCCGCGCACCCGCCCGCACCGGGTGGGCTACCGGGACGTGGTGGACGACGTGATCGGGCACGTGGTCGCCGAGGCCGAACGCGCCGTCGCCCTGGGGGTGCCGCGCGAGTCCGTCCTCATCGACCCCGCCCACGACTTCGGCAAGAACACCCGGCAGTCACTGGAGATCACCCGGCGGCTCGGGGAGCTGACCGCCACCGGCTGGCCGGTCCTGGTCGCCGTGTCCAACAAGGACTTCATCGGGGAGACCCTCGGCCAGCCCGTCGAGAAACGCGGCGTCGGCACGATGGCCGTGCTCGGGATCTCCGCCTGGCTGGGCGCCCGGGTCTTCCGCGTCCACGACGTCGCCGGCGCGCGCCGGGCCCTGGCCGCCGTCGGCGCCCTCACCCCGTGACCGGCCCCTGACGGCCGGGCTCAGACGCGCAGGCCCGGTGAGGCGTGAGCCGCCAGGCGAGCGCCGCGGGCCGGGCCCCTGAGACAGGGGCTCAGAGGGCCGCCTCGCGCTGGCGGGCCCGGTAGGCCGCCACGTGCATGCGGTTGCCGCAGGTGCGGCTGTCGCAGTAGCGGCGGCACCGGTTACGGGACAGGTCCACCAGGACCCGGGAGCAGTCCGGGGCCTCGCAGGTGCGGAGACGGTCCAGCTCGCCCGCCGCCACGACGTAGGCCAGGGCCATGCCGCAGTCGGCCGCCAGGTGCTCCACCAGGGGGGCCTCCGGGGCGAAGAAGTGCACGTGCCAGTCGTACCCGTCGTGGTCGGTGAGGTGCGGGGTGGCGCGCACCGCCCCGACGATCTCGTTGATCAGCCGCACCGCGCTGGGCACGTCCGGGGCGTCGAACACCGCGCGGAACCGGTCGCGCTGGGCGCGGAACGCGTCCACGTCCCGCGCGGTGACCGCGCGCACGCCGCTGAAGCGGTGCTCTTCGAGGAAGGCGCGCAGCTCCTCGGGGCCGGCCAGGCCCTCCGTGCCGGACGCCGCGGGCCCGGTGTTGATCAGCTCGACGACGACGGCGAGGGCGTGCTCGGTGTCGTGGGTGAAGATCACGATGACTCCAGTCTGAGGGCTGGGGCCGGCCTGGGTCCCGGCCCGCGCCGGGAACCGGCGCGGCGGCCCGCCCCTCTTCACCTTATGACGCCCGCCACACGGGAGCCCGCACCCCCGGCGACGCGGCCGACGCCACATGGCCGGATGGGGCCGTGCCCGCCCCGGCGCCCCGCGGCGGTCCCGGGGAGGCGGCCCCGCGGACGCGGCGGCGGCCCGTCAGCGCGAGTAGTGCGGGTCGGCGACCACGGGGTAGTAGGCCCCCTCGTGCTGCACGCGCATCGTGATGACCTGGCCTTCGAGGGCGTAGTCCGCCTTCACCTGGCGGTACATCGCGTCCGAGGCCCACGGGTTGTAGAGGCGGCCCACCGTGGCGCCGAAGCGGGTGTGGACGACGTCGTACCCGCCCGAGGGCATGCTCTCCAGGTCGAGCCCGTCGGTCAGGGACAGCGGGAAGCGGAAATCGGTCGGCGCGTCCGCCCCGTGGATCACCGTGAGCAGCCGGACCCCGCCGGCGGTGGTCTGCGCGACGATGTCGGTGTCGACGTCCACGCCCACGAAGACCCGCAGGCTGGGCCGCAGCACCTGGGCCACCGTGTCGGCGGCCGTGGCGTCGATCGCGATGTGGATGCGCTGGCCGTCCTTGGTGGGGACCCACACCCCGTCGCGAGCCCGCTGCCCCCAGCTCACGTCGGGGTTCTCCAGCTCCTGGGGCTCGTTGCGGCCCCGGGCGACGAGTACCCGGGAGGCGGCGTTCATCGCCGCGGCAGCCCCGTCCTGTGCGTGCCTCATGGCGGGCCCCCTCGCCTTCTTGTCGACATCACGTACGTGACGACGCGCCGATCAGGGTTTGTAGCACGGGATGGCGCGGCAGGGTGCTCCCGGCCCGCGCTCGAACGCTGTTCAGGTGGCGTGCACCCCGTGCGCCGTTGGACCTTACACCACGCCAAATTCGGGCCGGGAACTGCCATAACTAGGATGGACCGGTCCGCGGGGACCCGGCCCGGGACCCGCGTGTACCAAGGAGGAGTGAGCGCACCATGGGCACCCCGCCACCGTTGCCCCCGTCCGGAACCGTCCGCATCGCCGAGCTCCCGCCCGAGGAGCAGGGGATGGTGCATGCGGCCCTGCGCGAGGGCACCCCGCTGCACGAACTCCTGGGCCTGGAGATCGTCGAGATCGGCGAGCGGCACGCCGTGCTGGCCATGCCCGTGCGCGAGGAGGCGTTCAACAGCACCGGCAACCTGCACGGGGGCGCGATCGCCACGCTCATCGACGTGGCGGCCGGCAGCGCCGCCGCCCGCGGCAGCGGTTTCGAGCCGGGCAGGAACAGCCTGGTGACCGCCGACCTGCACGTCCGCTACCTGGGGCGCCCGCACGGCGACGTGGTGTACGCCCGCGCTGAGGTGATCAAGGCGGGCCGGCAGCTGGTGATCGTGGACTGCAGGGTCACCGACGCCGACGACCGCATCATCGCGGCGGCCGACTTCTCGATGATGCTCGTGCCGCTGCGCCGCCCGCTGCGTCCCGTCCCCACCGCCAAGGACACCGACCCGGACCTGTGAACGGCCTCCCGGCCCGGAACGTTCCAGCGCGGACCGTTCCGGGCCGGTCCGTCCTCGGCCGTCCCGGGCCGGTCCGCCGTCAGGCGACGGCCGGGCTGAGCACGTGGCCGGAAGCGGCCTGCAGATCGGCGAGGACCTCCGTGAGCCGGTCGAGGCCCGCGGCGATCCAGGGCAGGGACGCCGGGTCGGGGGCGGCGAGGGCGGCCAGCCGCTGCTCGTCGGTCGCCCCGTACAGCAGGCTGGTGGCGACGCGCATGCGCAGCGCGTCGGCGGGCTCGCCGAAGGCGCCGGCCGGCAGCACGCCCACCCCGTACCGCTCCAGGAACAGCGCGGTCAGGTCGGCGCCGGTGCGCACACCGTGCTCCTCGCGGAGCAGGTCGCGGAGCGGGCCGAAGTCCGGGTAGAGGTAGAAGGCCGCTTCCGGCCGCGGCACGTCCGCCCCGGCCGCCGCGAACCGGCCGGCCACCGCGCGGGTGACGGCGGCGTGCAGGCGGCGGCTGCGGTCGACGTGCTCCACCAGCTCGGCCGGCTCGGTGAAGGCGAGGGCGGCGGCGTGCTGCATCGGGGCGGGGGCGCTGGACCACAGCTCGCTGGCGATCCCCAGCAGCCTGGCGCGCAGGTCGTGGCCGAACGGGCCGTCGGGGAGCCGGGCCACGCCCAGGCGCCAGCCGCCCGCCGCAAGGCTCTTGCTCAGCGCGGTCGTCACCACCGTCCGCTCCGGCGCGTGCAGGGCCGGGCTCGTCACCGTACGGGCGGGGTCGTGCACGAGGTCGCGGTAGATCTCGTCGGAGACGATGACCAGGTCGTGCTCGCGGGCGACCGCGCACAGGCGGCGCACGCCGTCCTCGGACGCCAGGGTGCCGGTGGGGTTGTCGGGGAGGGTCACCACCACGGCGCGGATCGGGTGGCCCGCGGTCCGGGCCCGGACGACGGCGTCGGCCAGCCGCGCGGGATCGGGGACGCCCCCCTCGCCGGGCGGGGTGGGCACCAGGACCGCGCCGGCGCCGGTGAGGGACGCCTGCGCCGCGTACGACACCCAGCTGGGGGAGGGGATCGCGATCCGCCCTCCGATGGCCATCATCAATCCGTACAGCAGCGACTTGCTGCCGGGGCCGCACACCACCAGGTCGGGGTCGGTGGGCAGGCCCCGGCGGTCCCAGTAGCCGGCGGCGGCGGCGCGCACGGCCGCGGAACCGGCGACGGGCCCGTAGGCGCCGCGACCGGCGGCGTCCGCCAGCGCGCGGGTCAGGGACGGGTGGATGGGGATGCCGGCCTCGCCGAAGCCGAGCGCCAGGACCGGCGTCCCCTCCCGTCTCTTGCGGGCGATCGCCTCATTGATGGCGAGTGTGGGGGAGAGCGGCACCGGACGGGCGGACGGGTTCAGGACAGGCATGACTGACTCCAGGCATGGCGAGATAGCGGCTCTGAACGGGAGGTGACGGGTGAAAGGGAAGGAAAAAACCCCACAAGCGACGAATCCCCCGAAGACAACCCGCTTGGGTCCCTTCCATGCTTTCCCGGTTGAAGCATCATCACAAGCGAGTCTCGTCGATGCTGACCGTAAGATGGTGTGATGCTTGAGCTGCGCCGCCTGCGCCTGCTGGCCGAGTTCGCCCGCCGGGGCAGCATCGCCGCGACCGCGTCCTCCCTCGGCTACACCCCCTCGGCGGTGTCCCAGCAGCTGGCCGCGCTGGAGCGGGAGGCGAGGGTCGCGCTGCTGGACCGGACGGCGCGCAGCGCGGAGCTGACCGACGCCGGCCGGCGCCTGGCCGAACGGGCCGAGGAGATCCTGGTCCTGGTCGAGGCGGCCGAGACCGAGCTGTCGGCCCACGCCGACGCCCCCGTGGGGCGGGTGGTGGTCACGGCCTTCCCCACGGCCGCGGTGGCGTTCGCCCCCGCGCTGGCGCGCGGCCTGCGCGAACACCCGGACCTGACCTTCGTGCTGCGGCAGACCAGGCACGGCGACGGCATCCGCCAGGTGCAGAGCGGCGAGGTGGACATCGCCCTGGTCGACGACTGGTCGGGCAAGCTTCCCGACCAGTCGCCCGCCGCGCTGAAGTTCTTCCACCTGCGGCGTGACCCGCTCGTCCTGGCGGTGCCCGCCTCCCATCCCATGTCCGATCCGCGGCAGCCGGTGGACCTGCAGCGGCTGCGGGAGGAGCCGTGGATGGCCGCGCCGCCGGGCGAGCCGTCCCGGCAGGCGGTCGAGCGGCTGCTGGACACCGTGGGCGGCGCGCGTCCGGTCCCGTGGGAGTTCGAGGGGCTGCACACCATCCTGAGCCTGGTGGCCAGGGAGATCGGCATCACCGCGATCCCGGCGCTGGCGCTGGTGGCGGGAGACCCGGGCGTGGCGGTACGGCGGATCCCCGACTGCGTGCTCGCCCGCGAGGTCTACGCCGTGACCCGCGCCGCCAGCGTCCGCCGGCCCTCGGTCGCGGTGACCCTCCGGGCGATCTACGCGGCGGCCAGGGAGGTCCAGCCCGCCCCTCCGGAGGATTGACCGCGCCGGGCGGGTTTGGGGCCGTGGCTGAAGATCAATGATGACCGTAAGCGGACGTGACCCGCACCCCGGCGCCGCCGGGGACGAACCAACCGATGGCCCCCGCGGGGCCGGACGGAGGGCATCGGGAGGTGGCGCGGATGGCTTCGCACGGCGTTCCGGGTGCGGGGGAGGCGGATGAGCCCCGATCTTCACGTACCGTGGACCAGGTCTCCGTCACCTCCCCGGGAGCGCCGCAGCCCATGAGTCGCACGCATCACCATGGATTCGAGCTGCCCAAGCTGCCCAGCCTCCTGCGGCACGCGCTGCCCCGGTTCGTCGAGGGCGTGATCGCCCCGGTGGCGGTCTTCTACGCCGCGTTCGCGCTGCTCGGCCTGAACGGCGCGCTGGTCGCCGCGGTGACCTGGGTGTACGGGGGGATCGCCTGGCGTTACCTGCGCGGGCACCAGGTGTCGGCGATGCTCGTCCTGGCCGCGCTGGGCGTCACGGTCCGGGCCGCGCTGGCCGCGGCCACCCACAGCCCGGTCGTGTACTTCCTCCAGCCGACCCTCGGCACGCTCCTGGTGAGCATGGCCTTCCTGGCCTCGGTGCCGCTCAGGCGCCCGCTGGCGCAGAAGCTGGCCACCGACATGGTCCCGATGCCCGAGGCGTTCCTGCGGCACGCGAGGGTCCGCCAGTTCTTCCTGCGCATCTCGCTGCTGTGGTCGCTGGTCTTCTTCGCCAACGCCCTGTTCAGCCTGTGGATGCTGTTCAACCAGTCGATCGGCACCTACCTCTGGGTGCGGACCAGCGTGGTGGCGCTGCTGGGCGCCTGCGCCGTGGGGATCTCGCTGTTCGGCTTCAGGCGCTGCCTGCAGCACGTGAACCGCGAGCCCGCCCTCGCCGCCTGAAAGGCCCCGGCTGAGTCGCCCGCCTGACCGGCCCCGCCTGAGCGGGCGCCGCCTCCGTACCCCGCGGTTCCCACCGCCCGCCGCGCGGGCGCGTTCCCGAAATCGACCGCCCCGGAGGCGAACTTCCCCGGGATACCCGGCGTCTTTCAAGGTCGGATAGATTCACCGGCAACGGGGTAAATTCGGGGTACTGGGAGTTTCTGTGGGAGTCAAGGGTCGTTTCGGGCTTGTTGTCACCAGTGGCGCGGGAGCGGTCCTCGTCCTGACCGCCGGCTGTGCGGGCGGCGGAGGCCAGGGAGAGCTGGCGTCCGGGAAGTCGGGCGCGGTGACGATCACGCCGGGGAACGGGACCGCCTCCGTGAAGCCCGACGGGCCGATCGAGGTCCGGGTCGCCGACGGCACGCTGGAGAACGTCACCGTCCAGGGGCAGGGCGCCACCATCACCGGGAAGATGGCCGGCGACCGCAAGAGCTGGCGGTCGGACCGCACGCTGACCCCGGGCACCTCCTACACCGTCACCGCCCAGGCCCGGCGCGACGGCAAGGCCAGCACGGCGACCAGCACGTTCACCACGCTGAAGCCGGAGAAGACGCTGTCGGTGGTCGACGTCACGCCCAACCTCAAGGGCGAGAAGGTCGGCGTCGGGATGCCGATCATGGTCCGGTTCAACCGCCCGGTGACCGACAGGGCCGCGGTCGAGCGGGCCCTGCAGGTGACGCCGGAGAAGCCGGTCGAGGGCGCCTGGCGCTGGATCGGGTCCGACCAGGTGATCTACCGGACCGAGACCTACTGGCAGCCCCACCAGAAGGTGCGCTTCAACGCGCGGCTGGCCGGGGTCCCGGCGGGCGCGGGCGTGTACGGTGCCGCGGACGTGGACGAGACGATCTCCATCGGCGCGTCCCAGATCACCACGGGGAACATCGGCAAGTACCACATGACCGTCGTCCGCGACGGCAAGAAGCTGCGCACCATCCCCTTCAGCGCCGGCAACGGGCAGACCCGCGAGTACACCACCACCAGCGGCGTCCACCTCCTGATGGAGAAGGGCAACCCGGTCACGATGGTCTCGCCCGGGCGCAAGGAGGGCGACCCCGGCTACTACAAGACCGTCGTCGGCCACGCCGTCCGCTTCTCCAACAGCGGCGAGTACACCCACGCGGCGCCCTGGTCGGTCGGCGCGCAGGGCTCGTCGAACGTCAGCCACGGCTGCCTCAACCTCAGCCCGGCCAACGCCAAGTGGTACTACGACATCATGCAGCGGGGCGACGTGCTGAAGCTGACCGGCAGCGACCGCGAGGTCGAGTGGAACAACGGCTGGAGCTACTGGCAGATGTCCTTCGACGCCTGGAAGAAGGGCAGCGCCCTGACCTGATCCGGGGTGCCGGATCACCGGAAGGATCGTTGCGGGGCCGCGCCCGGTCCGGGATGCTGGGCGCCGTCCCCTCCCCCCAGGAGCCCCTATGAGCGAAGGAGTCCCGGCGTTCCCCGCGAAGGCCAGGCCGCTCCGCGACGACGACCCGGAGCGCGTCGGCGGCTACGAGGTGACCGGCTTCCTCGGCGAGGGCGGGATGGGGTCGGTCTACCTCGGCCGCGGCCCGGCCGGGCCCGTGGCCGTCAAGGTCGTCCGCGCCGACCACGCGCGCAACCCCCACTTCCGGGAGCGTTTCCGCCGGGAGGCGGCCAGCGCGCTGAGGGTGCCGCGCTTCTGCACCGCCGAGGTCCTCGACGCCGATCCTGACGCCGACCCTCCGTACCTGGTCACCGAGTACATCGACGGGCCCACCCTGGACGAGGCGGTGGGCGGCGGCGGCCCGCTGCGCCGGGCCGAGCTGGAGCAGCTGGGCGTCAGCATGGCCGCGGCCCTCACCGGCATCCACGGTGCCGGGGTCGTCCACCGCGACCTCAAGCCCGGCAACGTGCTGCTGAGCCGGATGGGCCCGCGGGTCATCGACTTCGGCATCGCCAGCGCGCTGGACTCCGCCTTCGGGCTCACCGCGACCGGGCAGATCGTGGGGACGCCCGCGTACATGGCGCCCGAGCAGCTGGAGGGGGAGAGCGCGACCGCGGCCGGCGACGTGTTCGCGTGGGGCGCGGTCATGGCCTTCGCCGCGACCGGGCGGCGCGCGTTCGGGACCGGGCCGGCGCAGGCGGTCGCCTACCGGATCGTGCACGGCGACCCCGACCTGGAGGGCATCGAGGAGCCGCTCCGCACCGTGATCGCCGAGGCCCTGGCCAAGGACCCGGCGCGGCGCCCCACGGCGCACGACCTGCTGGCCCGGCTCGGCGTGGCCGGCGGCGACACCGCGGCACGTCCCGGCGCGGGCGTCCCGGCGGGCGTTCCGGCGGGGGGCACGGCGGGCGGCACGGCCGGACGGCAGGGGCCGGGGGGCCCGGACGGGGCGGGGGGCTCGCGGGAGCCCGGCTTCCCGACGCCGACCCAGCCCCCGCCGTCCCCGGCCGGACCCGAGAGCCGCCCCGTTCCCGGCGCCGCTCCCGCGGGGGCGTTCGCGGGCCGCCGCGGGATCCTGGCCGGCGTCCTGGCCGTCGGGGGCGCCGTGCTGGCCGTGGCGGTGCTCGCCGCCGTGGTCGTGCCCCAGTTGCTGCGCGGCGGCGACGGCGGCGGCACCCCGCCGCCCTCCACCTCCACGACCACCGGCGGTGGCGCGGGCGGCGCCGATCTCGCCGGTCACTACACCAGCGACTACGGCGACATGTACGTCCGCGTGACCGGCCGGGACGTCTGGATGGTCTACAAGTGGATGGGCCTGAGCCGGGTGCGCGGCGTCCTCGACGGCACCGTGATCGACGGTCACTACAGCGAGGGCTCCGGCAACGCGCCGGACGGCCGGGTGCGGTTCACCGTCCGGCGCTCCGGCTCAGGCGTCGCCCTGGAGGGAAGGTGGGGCGAGGACGGCGCGCTGAACAGCGCCTGGAACGCCCGCCGCGTCGACGGCGCGGTCCCCGCCGACATGGCCGCGCGCCTCCGCGATCCCGCCCTGTTCCCGAGCCCGCCCCGGTAGCGGCGCCGGTGGCGGCGAAAGGCCGCCGAATTCCGCCGTTCCCCGGGTCCAGGCAACGCTTTGATCTCGGCGGACGGCAATCTCGGGGTCATGACATCGCCAAGGAATGTTTGTCGCTAATGTCGCCCTGTTAACGGCGGGGTTGGGGAGGTTCACGGTGCAGCGGAGGCTTTCCGCAGGGGTTCGGGCGGGCGCGGGACTGACGGGGGCCGTGCTGCTCCTGACGACGGCCTGCTCCGGTGGTGACGAGGGCGACGGCGTCACCGTCGGCGGCAAGGGCGAGGCCGGGACGCCCCAGGTGACCGTCTCGCCGGGCGACGGCGACGGCAAGGCCCGGCCCGAGAGCGGCGTCACGGTCACCGCGGCCGGCGGCACGATCGAGCAGGTCGCCCTCACCCGCAAGGGCAGGCCGGTCGAGGGCGCCCTGTCGGCGGACAAGACCAGCTGGAAGTCGCGGACCCTGCGGCCGGGATCGCAGTACCAGGTCACCGCGGTCGCCAAGAGCCCCCAGGGCAAGACGACCACCGTCACCAGCAGGTTCACCACCCTGCGCGCCGCCGCGGCCCTGAGCGTCGTGGACGTCACCCCCGGGCCGGGCGAGAAGGTCGGCGTGGGCATGCCGATCATGGTCACCTTCAACCGGGCGGTGGAGAACAGGAAGGCGGTCGAGCAGGCCCTCCAGATCAGGTCGACCAAGCCCGCGACCGGCGCCTGGTACTGGGTGAGCCCCACCCAGGTGACCTTCCGCACCAAGAACGGCGAGTACTGGCAGCCCAACCAGCAGGTCACGTTCACGGCGAGGCTGAGCGGGGTCAGGGCCGGCCGGCGTACCTACGGCCTGGACGACCTCACCCGGCGCTTCGCCATCGGCGACTCGCACATCATCGTCGCCAGCACCAAGACCAAGCGCCTCGTCGTGCGGAAGAACGGCGTCAAGATCAAGAGCTGGCCGATCAGCGCCGGCAAGGGCGGCCGGGTGGTCAACGGCGTCGACACGTTCCTCACCACCAGCGGCATCCACCTGACCATGGGCAAGGAGAATCCGGCGATCATGACGTCGGAGTGGATGGGCGTCGACCCCAAGGACAAGAAGAACGGCGGCTACAAGGAGGTCATCCCGCACGCGGTGCGGATCTCCAACAGCGGCGAGTACATCCATTCGATGGCCGCGACCGTCTGGGCGCAGGGCCGCCAGAACGTCAGCCACGGCTGCCTGAACTCCCCGCCGGCCGCCGCCCAGTGGTTCTACGACTTCGCCTACCGGGGCGACGTGGTCGTCATCACCGGCAGCGCGCGGCGCCTGGACTGGAACAACGGCTGGAGCTATTACCAGATGCCCTGGGAGCAGTGGGTCAAGGGCAGCGCCCTGGACCGCACCGTCACCACCGCCTGACGGCCCCGCCCCGCCTCGTCCCTCCGTCGGTCCCGCTCTCCGCTCTCCCGTCCGCCTCCTCTGCCGGTTTCCTCCGCTTCCCTGTCGGCTCGCTCTTGGCCGCCCGATGGGCGGCTCTTGGACGTGCCTCGGCCACATCGGGCCCTTTCTTCCAATTTGAACGCCTCTGAGTCGGGGAGAAGGTCAGAGACAGCCGAACCTTCCCGAGAGCGGGGGACCGATGGCGGAAGCACCCGACACCGACCCTGTGGCGCACCGGGACCGGGAACGGCCCGGTGCGCCGGGACCGCGCCCCGGCGCGGACGCGCCGCGCGAGCCGCGCCCGCGGGGCACGCGCGTCCGGGAGCTGAGGAGGCGGGTCCGGAAGCGGCTGCGGCCCAGGACCCGGATGCGCCGCGGGTTCCAGCGCCTCCATCCGTTACTGCGGCTGGCGGCGCTCGCCGCCGTCCGGCTGCTGCTCCTTCCGCGCCGGGCGCCGCGCCCGGGGGAGCGGCTGCGCGTCCGCGTCCTGCTCCAGCACGCCTACGGGACGGGCGGCACCATCCGTACCGTCCTCAACCTCAGCGGTTATCTGGCGCGCGACCACGACGTCGAGATCGTCAGCGTGTTCCGGCGCCGGGACGAGCCGTTCTTCACGCTGTCACCGCGCGTGCGGGTCCGTTTCGTGGACGACCGCAGGACGCCGCCGAAAGGGGCGGCCGGACGCC
This region includes:
- a CDS encoding L,D-transpeptidase; translation: MGVKGRFGLVVTSGAGAVLVLTAGCAGGGGQGELASGKSGAVTITPGNGTASVKPDGPIEVRVADGTLENVTVQGQGATITGKMAGDRKSWRSDRTLTPGTSYTVTAQARRDGKASTATSTFTTLKPEKTLSVVDVTPNLKGEKVGVGMPIMVRFNRPVTDRAAVERALQVTPEKPVEGAWRWIGSDQVIYRTETYWQPHQKVRFNARLAGVPAGAGVYGAADVDETISIGASQITTGNIGKYHMTVVRDGKKLRTIPFSAGNGQTREYTTTSGVHLLMEKGNPVTMVSPGRKEGDPGYYKTVVGHAVRFSNSGEYTHAAPWSVGAQGSSNVSHGCLNLSPANAKWYYDIMQRGDVLKLTGSDREVEWNNGWSYWQMSFDAWKKGSALT
- a CDS encoding L,D-transpeptidase; translated protein: MLLLTTACSGGDEGDGVTVGGKGEAGTPQVTVSPGDGDGKARPESGVTVTAAGGTIEQVALTRKGRPVEGALSADKTSWKSRTLRPGSQYQVTAVAKSPQGKTTTVTSRFTTLRAAAALSVVDVTPGPGEKVGVGMPIMVTFNRAVENRKAVEQALQIRSTKPATGAWYWVSPTQVTFRTKNGEYWQPNQQVTFTARLSGVRAGRRTYGLDDLTRRFAIGDSHIIVASTKTKRLVVRKNGVKIKSWPISAGKGGRVVNGVDTFLTTSGIHLTMGKENPAIMTSEWMGVDPKDKKNGGYKEVIPHAVRISNSGEYIHSMAATVWAQGRQNVSHGCLNSPPAAAQWFYDFAYRGDVVVITGSARRLDWNNGWSYYQMPWEQWVKGSALDRTVTTA
- a CDS encoding serine/threonine-protein kinase codes for the protein MSEGVPAFPAKARPLRDDDPERVGGYEVTGFLGEGGMGSVYLGRGPAGPVAVKVVRADHARNPHFRERFRREAASALRVPRFCTAEVLDADPDADPPYLVTEYIDGPTLDEAVGGGGPLRRAELEQLGVSMAAALTGIHGAGVVHRDLKPGNVLLSRMGPRVIDFGIASALDSAFGLTATGQIVGTPAYMAPEQLEGESATAAGDVFAWGAVMAFAATGRRAFGTGPAQAVAYRIVHGDPDLEGIEEPLRTVIAEALAKDPARRPTAHDLLARLGVAGGDTAARPGAGVPAGVPAGGTAGGTAGRQGPGGPDGAGGSREPGFPTPTQPPPSPAGPESRPVPGAAPAGAFAGRRGILAGVLAVGGAVLAVAVLAAVVVPQLLRGGDGGGTPPPSTSTTTGGGAGGADLAGHYTSDYGDMYVRVTGRDVWMVYKWMGLSRVRGVLDGTVIDGHYSEGSGNAPDGRVRFTVRRSGSGVALEGRWGEDGALNSAWNARRVDGAVPADMAARLRDPALFPSPPR